The following proteins are encoded in a genomic region of Pikeienuella piscinae:
- a CDS encoding DMT family transporter encodes MTAVTDRGEPSLTLGYIGILLAVAIWAGWIVSTRDSVLMEHTPFDIAVVRYVAPALLLSPYWIRKGVFPKGESPLLLVIMTVGWGGPFVMLIAQGMKTVEASLFGPLVPGLLPMVVAVWGVAVEGERLRPGRLLGLCFIAMAVALILGPALAGADNGVLIGAPWLLLACIGWSSFTIAFRHTGLSGAESAAYVCLYSSPFLIAAAMVFGTDLFDYPPIEVGYLILVQGVLSGALSVACFGYAVKTLGLGRASAFTSLVPVLAAIGGWLMLGETVGLAGWAASAAACIGVLLVNRYAV; translated from the coding sequence ATGACGGCGGTGACGGATCGGGGCGAACCTTCGCTGACGCTTGGCTATATTGGAATCCTGCTCGCGGTGGCGATCTGGGCCGGCTGGATCGTTTCGACGCGGGATTCTGTGCTCATGGAGCACACGCCGTTCGATATCGCGGTGGTGCGCTATGTCGCGCCGGCGCTGCTTCTGTCGCCCTACTGGATCCGGAAAGGCGTCTTCCCGAAGGGAGAAAGCCCACTTCTGCTCGTCATCATGACCGTCGGTTGGGGCGGCCCGTTCGTCATGCTGATCGCCCAGGGGATGAAGACTGTCGAGGCGTCGCTTTTCGGGCCGCTGGTGCCCGGGCTCCTGCCGATGGTGGTCGCGGTCTGGGGCGTCGCTGTGGAGGGAGAGAGACTCCGGCCGGGTCGTCTTCTCGGGCTTTGCTTCATCGCCATGGCGGTGGCGCTCATCCTGGGCCCGGCGCTGGCGGGCGCCGACAACGGCGTTCTGATCGGCGCGCCCTGGCTGCTGCTGGCCTGTATCGGCTGGTCCTCCTTCACCATCGCATTCCGGCATACAGGGCTTTCGGGGGCCGAGTCTGCGGCCTATGTCTGTCTCTATTCCTCTCCGTTCCTGATCGCTGCGGCGATGGTGTTCGGGACCGACCTCTTCGATTATCCGCCGATCGAAGTCGGCTATCTCATACTGGTGCAAGGTGTGCTTTCGGGCGCGCTGTCGGTCGCCTGTTTCGGCTATGCGGTAAAGACGCTTGGTCTCGGCCGGGCCTCGGCGTTCACCTCCCTGGTGCCGGTGCTGGCGGCGATCGGCGGCTGGCTGATGCTGGGTGAGACGGTCGGCCTTGCGGGCTGGGCCGCCTCCGCCGCCGCATGCATCGGCGTTCTCCTGGTGAACCGCTACGCCGTCTGA
- a CDS encoding AEC family transporter → MLSIFNTVLPVFLIVGAGYAAVKFRYFADDGVYFLMGFTQNVAIPCLLFMALYRLDLGASFDARLIFSFYSGAIFCFALGYLIARKGFHRRPGESVAIGFGALFSNSVLLGLPIMERAFGPESLAPNYALISLHAPVCYMIGITAMEIARADGRSAGDTVRVTLKAMFRNAISMASAAGLAYNLSGLSLPLPVAAAADMISRAALPAALFGLGGVLSRYRIRATLGEAFSIAFVSTLVHPAIAFALTHHVFALEPGYVRSATVMAAMAPGVNAYVFASMYDRATGEVAATVIIATALSVATAAGWLWVLGGATMG, encoded by the coding sequence ATGTTGAGCATATTCAACACCGTCCTGCCGGTCTTCTTGATCGTCGGCGCCGGCTACGCGGCGGTGAAGTTCCGCTATTTCGCCGATGATGGCGTCTATTTCTTGATGGGCTTCACGCAGAATGTTGCGATCCCCTGCCTCCTCTTCATGGCGCTCTATCGGCTCGATCTCGGCGCCTCGTTCGACGCGCGGCTGATCTTCAGCTTCTATTCCGGCGCGATCTTCTGCTTCGCGCTCGGCTATCTCATCGCCCGGAAGGGCTTTCATCGCCGCCCCGGAGAGAGCGTCGCGATCGGCTTCGGCGCGCTTTTCTCGAACTCGGTGCTGCTCGGCCTGCCAATCATGGAGCGCGCCTTCGGGCCTGAGTCCCTCGCGCCGAATTACGCGCTGATCTCGCTTCACGCCCCCGTCTGCTACATGATCGGCATCACGGCGATGGAGATCGCCCGCGCCGATGGGCGCAGCGCCGGCGACACCGTGCGGGTGACGCTGAAGGCGATGTTCCGTAACGCCATCTCCATGGCCTCCGCAGCCGGCCTCGCCTACAATCTTTCCGGCCTGTCGCTCCCGCTGCCGGTCGCGGCGGCGGCGGACATGATTTCCCGCGCCGCGCTCCCCGCCGCGCTATTCGGCCTCGGCGGCGTCCTCAGCCGCTACCGGATCCGCGCGACGCTGGGCGAGGCGTTCTCGATCGCCTTCGTCTCGACCCTGGTCCACCCCGCCATCGCCTTCGCGCTGACCCATCATGTCTTCGCGCTCGAGCCCGGCTATGTCCGCTCCGCGACGGTGATGGCGGCGATGGCGCCCGGGGTGAACGCCTACGTCTTCGCTTCGATGTATGACCGTGCGACCGGCGAGGTGGCGGCGACCGTGATCATCGCCACCGCGCTTTCAGTCGCCACCGCCGCCGGCTGGCTTTGGGTGCTGGGCGGCGCGACGATGGGTTGA
- a CDS encoding MBL fold metallo-hydrolase has translation MATLRFTILGCGSSGGVPRLGGRWGNCDPENPKNARRRCSMLVERIEEGGVTRVLIDTSPDLRQQLLDAGVGDLDGVLYTHEHADHVHGLDDLRMIVFNQKKRLPVWADGKTSNALLSRFGYAFAQPEGSPYPPILDLRPLKGSVDVTGAGGVVEARPFEVSHGSIDSLGFRIGPLAYLPDVLSMTDQAWTAIAGADCWVLDALRYDPHPTHTHLAQSLEWIERSGVPSAVITNMHIDLDYETLRRELPDHVAPAFDGMRLDFPV, from the coding sequence ATGGCGACGCTCCGCTTCACCATACTCGGCTGCGGCTCCTCCGGCGGCGTGCCGCGCCTTGGCGGTCGCTGGGGAAACTGCGACCCTGAGAACCCGAAGAACGCCCGCCGGCGCTGCTCAATGCTGGTCGAGCGGATCGAGGAAGGGGGCGTCACCCGCGTCCTGATCGACACCTCGCCGGATCTGCGCCAACAACTCCTCGACGCCGGAGTCGGCGATCTCGACGGCGTCCTCTACACCCATGAGCACGCCGACCATGTTCACGGGCTGGACGATCTGCGCATGATCGTATTCAATCAGAAGAAGCGCCTGCCGGTATGGGCCGATGGCAAGACCTCGAACGCGCTGCTCTCACGGTTCGGCTACGCCTTCGCGCAGCCGGAAGGCAGTCCCTATCCGCCGATCCTCGATCTCAGGCCGCTGAAGGGCTCGGTGGACGTGACAGGCGCCGGCGGCGTGGTGGAGGCGCGGCCTTTCGAGGTCAGCCATGGCTCTATCGACTCGCTCGGCTTCCGGATCGGCCCGCTCGCCTATCTCCCAGACGTGCTCAGCATGACCGACCAAGCCTGGACGGCGATCGCGGGCGCCGACTGCTGGGTGCTCGACGCGCTGCGCTACGATCCGCACCCCACGCATACCCATCTTGCGCAGTCGCTGGAATGGATCGAGCGCTCGGGCGTTCCCTCCGCGGTGATCACCAACATGCATATCGACCTCGATTACGAAACGCTCAGGCGCGAACTCCCCGATCATGTCGCACCCGCATTTGACGGCATGCGCCTTGATTTCCCTGTCTGA
- a CDS encoding TatD family hydrolase, protein MPPELVDSHCHLDFPDLIGELDDVIARAGAAGVRRMVTICTRLRNEPAVRAIAEAHEGVFYAAGVHPMSVAKEDAATVEQLTALARHPKMVGIGETGLDYHYEKESAAAQAASLHVHIEAARRTGLPLIIHARDADEDMARILTEEHAAGAYSCVMHCFSSGPALARAALDCGFYLSMSGVATFRNAAAVREIFAATPLDRILVETDSPYLAPPPHRGKRCEPAYTALTAAVGAEVKDLPLAEFAAATTANFDRLFAKAAEWSKARAV, encoded by the coding sequence ATGCCGCCCGAACTGGTGGACAGCCATTGCCATCTCGACTTTCCTGATCTGATCGGGGAACTCGACGACGTGATCGCGCGCGCCGGCGCCGCGGGGGTGCGGCGCATGGTCACGATCTGCACGCGCCTGCGGAACGAACCCGCCGTCCGCGCCATCGCCGAAGCCCATGAAGGCGTCTTTTACGCCGCCGGCGTCCACCCGATGAGCGTGGCGAAGGAGGACGCCGCCACGGTCGAGCAGCTCACCGCGCTCGCCCGCCACCCGAAAATGGTCGGGATCGGAGAGACCGGGCTCGACTATCACTATGAGAAGGAGAGCGCCGCAGCGCAGGCGGCGAGCCTGCATGTCCATATCGAAGCCGCGCGCCGCACCGGCCTGCCGCTGATCATCCATGCCCGCGATGCGGATGAAGACATGGCGCGCATCCTGACCGAGGAACATGCGGCGGGGGCCTATTCCTGCGTCATGCACTGTTTTTCCTCCGGCCCGGCGCTGGCCAGGGCGGCGCTCGACTGCGGTTTCTACCTCTCGATGTCAGGTGTCGCGACCTTCAGGAACGCCGCCGCTGTCCGCGAGATATTCGCCGCCACGCCGCTCGACCGGATCCTTGTGGAGACCGATTCCCCCTATCTCGCGCCGCCGCCGCATCGCGGCAAACGCTGCGAGCCGGCGTACACCGCGCTCACCGCCGCCGTCGGGGCCGAGGTGAAGGACCTGCCGCTCGCCGAATTCGCCGCCGCCACCACGGCGAATTTCGACCGGCTCTTCGCCAAGGCGGCCGAATGGTCGAAAGCACGGGCGGTCTGA